The proteins below come from a single Fodinicola acaciae genomic window:
- a CDS encoding ParA family protein: MRVVASYNVKGGVGKTSAAVNLAYLAARDGRRTLLWDLDPQGAATYLFRVRPRVKGGSGKLVAGSRAIAAGLKGTDFDGLDLLPADFTYRNMDIDLSHEKKSTRVLRRLLDGVADEFDLVFLDTPPSLSLVSENVLHAADVVLVPIIPTVLAVRTYDQLVDFVDSFDGRRPRVHGFFSMVDRRKTLHREIIGTLPADRPDVSATGIPALSAVEQMAVHRAPLPTFAPHSPATRAYEQLWRELVPLL, translated from the coding sequence GTGAGAGTCGTCGCGTCGTACAACGTCAAAGGTGGCGTCGGCAAGACCTCCGCCGCGGTGAATCTTGCCTATCTGGCGGCCCGCGACGGCCGCCGTACGCTGCTGTGGGATCTCGACCCGCAGGGCGCGGCGACCTACCTGTTCCGGGTACGTCCGCGGGTCAAAGGCGGCAGCGGCAAGCTGGTGGCCGGCTCTCGCGCCATCGCGGCCGGCCTGAAAGGCACCGACTTCGACGGTCTGGACCTGCTGCCGGCCGACTTCACCTACCGCAACATGGACATCGACCTGTCACACGAGAAAAAGTCGACGCGCGTGTTACGCCGGCTGCTCGACGGGGTCGCCGACGAGTTCGACCTGGTTTTCCTGGACACGCCGCCAAGCCTGTCGCTGGTCTCGGAAAACGTGTTGCACGCGGCCGACGTCGTGCTGGTGCCGATCATCCCGACCGTGCTCGCGGTGCGGACGTACGACCAGCTCGTCGACTTCGTGGACTCCTTCGACGGCCGGCGACCGCGCGTGCACGGATTCTTTTCCATGGTGGACCGGCGCAAAACCCTGCACCGCGAGATCATCGGCACGCTGCCCGCCGACCGTCCGGACGTGAGCGCGACCGGCATTCCGGCCCTGTCCGCGGTCGAGCAGATGGCGGTGCACCGCGCGCCGCTGCCGACCTTCGCGCCGCACAGTCCGGCCACTCGTGCGTACGAGCAGCTGTGGCGCGAACTTGTGCCGCTGCTGTAG
- a CDS encoding serine hydrolase domain-containing protein, which produces MLKEIAVAAVLSLVPASAPPQLPPLNDAVLRKAIAIQPTDRVTGVQLRITGTAGHWSGTSGVGDVRTGAPVPANGRFRIGSISKVFTAAVVLQLAAEHKVDVGQTVQHYLPGLLPDNIAPVTVGQLLDHTSGLPNDDSPYETTGDAAWFVQHRFDSWTPAQIIAIDTRHPMRFTPGTKQQYAGINYYLAGLLIEKITGDTYAHAVQARIITPLGLRDTSVPGMNDPRIPGPHSHGYVEVKGKLVDITEQIPWPWAEGGMISSAADLDRFLGALFTGRVVPASELDRMFTLPDVPYADNTNCPGGRACFSMGLMKATLPGTDLFAWGKTGSRPGYTSGFFATRGLERRAVYVLNSTGNKDGSDMPFVLRIASATFLGK; this is translated from the coding sequence ATGTTAAAGGAAATAGCGGTCGCCGCTGTGCTGAGCTTGGTGCCGGCGTCGGCGCCACCGCAGCTGCCGCCGCTCAACGATGCCGTGCTGCGCAAGGCGATCGCCATCCAGCCGACCGACAGGGTGACCGGCGTACAGCTGCGGATCACCGGCACCGCCGGCCACTGGTCCGGCACCTCCGGCGTCGGCGACGTACGCACCGGTGCGCCGGTGCCGGCCAACGGCCGTTTCCGGATCGGCAGCATCAGCAAGGTTTTCACCGCCGCCGTCGTGCTTCAGCTGGCTGCCGAACACAAAGTCGACGTCGGCCAGACCGTGCAGCACTATTTGCCCGGCCTGTTGCCTGACAACATTGCGCCGGTCACCGTCGGACAGCTGCTCGACCACACCAGCGGCCTGCCCAATGACGACAGCCCGTACGAGACGACCGGCGACGCGGCCTGGTTTGTCCAGCACCGCTTCGACAGCTGGACGCCGGCGCAGATCATCGCGATCGACACGCGGCACCCAATGCGGTTCACGCCCGGCACGAAACAACAATATGCCGGCATCAACTACTATCTGGCCGGCCTGCTGATCGAGAAAATCACCGGCGACACGTACGCACACGCCGTCCAGGCGCGGATCATCACGCCTCTCGGCCTGCGCGACACGTCCGTGCCGGGGATGAACGATCCGCGGATCCCCGGACCGCACTCGCACGGATACGTTGAAGTCAAAGGAAAACTCGTCGACATCACCGAGCAGATCCCATGGCCGTGGGCCGAAGGTGGGATGATCTCCAGTGCCGCCGACCTCGACCGCTTTCTCGGTGCGCTGTTCACCGGCCGCGTCGTGCCGGCCAGTGAGCTCGACCGGATGTTCACCCTGCCGGACGTGCCGTACGCGGACAACACCAACTGCCCGGGTGGACGTGCCTGCTTCAGCATGGGACTGATGAAGGCGACGCTGCCGGGCACCGATCTTTTCGCCTGGGGCAAGACAGGATCGAGGCCTGGCTACACGTCCGGGTTTTTCGCCACGCGCGGCCTGGAGCGTCGAGCCGTCTACGTGCTGAACTCGACCGGCAACAAGGACGGCTCGGACATGCCGTTCGTACTAAGGATTGCTTCGGCCACTTTCCTCGGCAAGTGA
- a CDS encoding NADP-dependent isocitrate dehydrogenase translates to MAKIKVEGTVVELDGDEMTRIIWQFIKDRLIHPYLDINLDYYDLGIEHRDATDDQVTVDAANAIAKHGVGVKCATITPDEARVEEFGLKKMWRSPNGTIRNILGGVIFREPIVISNIPRLVPGWTKPIIIGRHAHGDQYKATDFKVPGPGTLTISYQPADGGEPMEFEVAQFPEGGGVAVGMYNYRRSIEDFARASLRYGLERNYPVYMSTKNTILKAYDGMFKDVFQEIFDAEFKADFDKAGLTYEHRLIDDMVAAALKWEGGYVWACKNYDGDVQSDTVAQGFGSLGLMTSVLMTPDGKVEAEAAHGTVTRHFRQHQAGKPTSTNPIASIFAWTRGIAQRGKLDSTPEVTAFAETLEKVVIETVESGKMTKDLALLIGPDQPWLTTEEFLAALDTNLAARLA, encoded by the coding sequence ATGGCCAAGATCAAGGTCGAAGGAACGGTCGTCGAGCTGGACGGCGACGAGATGACGCGGATCATCTGGCAGTTCATCAAGGACCGGCTGATCCATCCGTATCTGGACATCAACCTCGACTACTACGACCTCGGCATCGAGCACCGTGACGCCACCGACGACCAGGTCACCGTCGACGCGGCCAACGCGATCGCCAAGCACGGCGTCGGCGTGAAGTGCGCCACCATCACGCCGGACGAGGCGCGGGTCGAGGAGTTCGGCCTGAAGAAGATGTGGCGCAGCCCCAACGGCACCATCCGTAACATCCTCGGCGGTGTGATCTTCCGCGAGCCGATCGTCATCTCCAACATCCCGCGGCTGGTGCCCGGCTGGACCAAGCCGATCATCATCGGCCGTCACGCGCACGGCGACCAGTACAAGGCCACCGACTTCAAGGTGCCCGGCCCCGGCACGCTGACCATCTCCTACCAGCCGGCCGACGGCGGCGAGCCGATGGAGTTCGAGGTCGCCCAGTTCCCGGAGGGCGGCGGCGTCGCGGTCGGCATGTACAACTACCGCAGGTCCATCGAGGACTTCGCGCGCGCGTCGCTGCGTTACGGCCTGGAGCGCAACTACCCCGTCTACATGTCGACCAAGAACACGATCCTCAAGGCGTACGACGGCATGTTCAAGGACGTCTTCCAGGAGATCTTCGACGCCGAGTTCAAGGCCGACTTCGACAAGGCCGGCCTGACCTACGAGCACCGGCTGATCGACGACATGGTGGCCGCCGCGCTGAAGTGGGAAGGCGGCTATGTCTGGGCCTGCAAGAACTACGACGGTGACGTGCAGTCCGACACGGTCGCGCAGGGCTTCGGCTCGCTCGGCCTGATGACCTCGGTGCTGATGACGCCGGACGGCAAGGTCGAGGCGGAGGCCGCGCACGGCACGGTGACCCGGCACTTCCGCCAGCACCAGGCCGGCAAGCCGACCTCGACCAACCCGATCGCGTCGATCTTCGCCTGGACCCGCGGCATCGCGCAGCGCGGCAAGCTCGACAGCACGCCGGAGGTCACCGCCTTCGCCGAGACGCTGGAGAAGGTCGTCATCGAGACCGTCGAGAGCGGCAAGATGACCAAGGACCTCGCGCTGCTGATCGGTCCCGACCAGCCGTGGCTGACCACCGAGGAGTTCCTCGCGGCGCTGGACACCAACCTCGCCGCTCGCCTCGCCTAG
- a CDS encoding PLP-dependent aminotransferase family protein: MTRDVRLSAGPTEVFLRIARDRRPLHLRLAEAIRGAITESRLPAGARLPATRTLAADLACSRWVVTEAYQVLLAEGVLTATVGSGTRVAATGNAAAPPRTPVRTEPRFDLRPGVPELTAFPRAAWLTAMGEALSGTPRGTLRSSDPAGSPQLRHLLAGYLARTRGVRVGPAELVVTSGVTHAVSLLSHVLANNGAKTVAIEDPGWPRLPAAVTEAGLATHPVPVDENGLRVRKLGDEAAVIVSPAHQFPQGVVLSRRRRDDIVAWARKTGALVIEDDYDAQYRFDNKPVGALQPEDPGRVCYVGSVSKTLSPAIRIGWLVAPATIAAAVTDRLLRDGSRPSTLEQLAFARLVESGAYDRHLRRTWTTYRRRRDTLVAEIARQLPGATVRGVAAGLHLVVEFARQLDEYAIAARALSRGLAVTPLVRYRRDTDGRSGFVLSYANVTERSMAEAVSLLASTLRTD; the protein is encoded by the coding sequence CTGACTCGCGACGTACGGCTTTCGGCGGGGCCGACCGAGGTTTTTCTGCGGATCGCGCGGGACAGGCGGCCGCTGCACCTCCGGCTGGCGGAAGCGATTCGTGGCGCCATAACGGAATCCCGGCTGCCGGCCGGTGCGCGGCTGCCCGCCACGCGTACGCTCGCTGCCGACCTGGCGTGTTCGCGGTGGGTCGTGACGGAGGCATATCAGGTCCTGCTGGCCGAAGGTGTGCTGACCGCGACCGTCGGATCTGGCACGCGCGTCGCGGCGACCGGAAACGCCGCCGCACCGCCGCGAACACCGGTCAGGACCGAGCCGCGTTTCGACCTGCGGCCAGGAGTGCCGGAGTTGACGGCTTTTCCGCGGGCCGCCTGGTTGACCGCGATGGGCGAGGCTCTGTCGGGGACACCGCGCGGCACGTTACGGTCCAGCGATCCGGCCGGAAGTCCGCAGCTGCGGCACCTGCTGGCCGGATATCTGGCCCGTACGCGCGGCGTCCGTGTCGGGCCGGCCGAGTTGGTCGTCACGTCCGGGGTCACCCATGCCGTGTCGTTGCTCTCGCACGTGCTTGCCAACAATGGAGCCAAAACTGTCGCCATCGAGGATCCCGGCTGGCCGCGGCTGCCGGCGGCGGTGACGGAGGCCGGCCTCGCGACCCATCCGGTGCCGGTCGACGAAAACGGCCTCAGAGTGCGCAAACTCGGCGACGAAGCGGCGGTGATCGTGTCACCCGCGCATCAGTTTCCGCAAGGTGTCGTGCTTTCTCGCCGACGCCGCGACGACATTGTCGCCTGGGCCAGGAAGACCGGCGCCCTGGTGATCGAGGACGACTACGACGCGCAATACCGCTTCGACAACAAACCGGTCGGCGCGCTCCAGCCGGAGGATCCAGGTCGGGTCTGTTATGTCGGCTCTGTCAGCAAAACACTGTCGCCGGCCATCAGGATCGGCTGGCTGGTCGCGCCGGCCACCATCGCGGCGGCGGTGACAGACCGGCTGCTGCGCGACGGCAGCCGACCGTCCACATTGGAGCAGCTGGCCTTCGCCCGGCTGGTCGAGTCCGGCGCGTACGACCGCCACCTGCGGCGCACCTGGACCACCTATCGGCGCCGGCGCGACACTCTGGTCGCCGAAATCGCCCGGCAGCTGCCGGGCGCCACCGTACGCGGCGTCGCCGCCGGCCTGCACCTGGTGGTCGAGTTTGCCAGGCAGCTCGACGAATACGCGATCGCGGCCAGAGCGCTGTCCCGCGGCCTCGCGGTGACTCCCCTCGTACGCTATCGCCGCGACACGGACGGCAGGAGCGGTTTCGTCCTGAGTTACGCCAACGTCACCGAAAGATCGATGGCCGAGGCCGTGAGCCTGCTCGCGTCGACGCTGCGGACCGACTAG
- a CDS encoding ferritin-like domain-containing protein, protein MILDLEGLGFEQGAHLLVQRALQRLAPGDELRVTGSDPALTMHLKAWCRQAGHQAHDVDEPGVRARIVRGRADVDRWADAQRAGGPGADGIVAKPRADWGLAVRGALVESGGPSAPFDIADRDLVWAEIAPALYAHAASAQWDPDAAVDWRADFALQDDIERAVVQVMTYLIENEQAALVIPAKLLARVHPHFREVLQLLAVQAADEARHLEVFTRRALLRGGELGTSSVSGRESLATLLTEAEFSMASFLLSVLGEGSFLNLLEFLDDHAPDPVTRQITRLARRDEARHVAFGVAHLRYQAEKDPSVRTRMRAAVERRYAALVDTAGLNQDVFDSLVVLAAGDWTPAAIAKGYDAVRKLQAEMDDGRQRRLVHLGFPADEAAELSALHTRNFM, encoded by the coding sequence GTGATTCTCGACCTGGAGGGCCTCGGTTTCGAGCAGGGCGCTCATTTGTTGGTGCAGCGCGCGCTCCAGCGCCTCGCCCCCGGTGACGAACTTCGGGTCACCGGCAGCGATCCGGCGTTGACGATGCACCTGAAAGCCTGGTGCCGGCAGGCCGGCCACCAGGCACATGACGTGGACGAGCCGGGCGTACGCGCGCGGATCGTCCGTGGACGCGCCGATGTCGACCGGTGGGCCGACGCGCAACGTGCCGGCGGTCCCGGAGCGGACGGCATCGTCGCGAAGCCGCGCGCGGACTGGGGTCTGGCCGTGCGCGGCGCTCTGGTCGAGTCCGGCGGACCATCGGCGCCTTTCGACATCGCCGACCGCGACCTCGTGTGGGCCGAGATAGCGCCGGCACTCTACGCACACGCCGCCTCGGCGCAGTGGGACCCGGACGCGGCGGTCGACTGGCGCGCCGATTTCGCGCTGCAGGACGACATCGAGCGCGCTGTCGTCCAGGTCATGACCTACCTGATCGAAAACGAACAGGCGGCCTTGGTCATCCCGGCCAAGCTGCTGGCCAGGGTTCATCCGCATTTCCGCGAAGTCCTGCAGTTGCTGGCCGTGCAGGCCGCCGACGAAGCGCGTCACCTGGAGGTCTTCACCCGGCGGGCGCTGCTGCGCGGCGGCGAGCTCGGCACCTCGTCGGTGAGCGGCCGCGAGTCGCTCGCCACCCTGCTCACCGAGGCCGAGTTTTCCATGGCCTCCTTCCTGCTTTCCGTGCTCGGCGAGGGAAGTTTCCTCAACCTGCTGGAATTCCTGGACGACCACGCGCCGGATCCGGTCACCCGCCAGATCACCCGGCTGGCCCGGCGGGACGAAGCGAGGCATGTCGCGTTTGGTGTGGCACATCTGCGATACCAGGCCGAGAAAGACCCGTCGGTGCGTACGCGCATGCGCGCCGCCGTGGAGCGCCGATATGCCGCGCTGGTCGACACGGCCGGGCTCAACCAGGACGTGTTCGACTCGCTGGTCGTCCTCGCCGCCGGCGACTGGACACCGGCCGCGATCGCCAAGGGCTATGACGCCGTACGCAAACTTCAGGCCGAGATGGACGACGGCCGGCAGCGGCGACTGGTGCATCTGGGCTTTCCCGCCGACGAGGCCGCCGAGCTTTCCGCGCTGCACACCCGAAACTTCATGTAG
- a CDS encoding CHAD domain-containing protein — MGTYELTFDGSTTLLAALQPLAGAYALSVGPRRTATIAYLDTADRRLRKRGLTLSYERSAGTGALVLVDADGARTVTPLRQAPTLPALVDALPAGQVRDLVADAMWIRAVAPVARSKRSSRQVAVLNADQKTVVRLEWVESSAVEPVQAPMPPRVEIRPLRGYDRDGDAASRLLLSANGAGGFRPAESTAYDDLLRLAPAAAARPSLEPGMPADLAVATALLGFLDDLEANVEGTIDDVDTEFLHDLRVAVRRTRSLVKLAGDVLPARLVARCGPGFKWLGDLTTPTRDLDVYQLEMPKLSASLAAGDPADLRPFAAFLHQQRTFEWRKLVRGLKTQRFATLCASWRSGLAAIGGAGRTVDELAVERVGQTFKRVLRKARAITPDSPSEDVHALRKRGKELRYALEVFGPLRGADATKEVIKDLKLVQDTLGEFQDGEVQAAALRDFAGRMPNPPAVTLLAMGELAAGFAAQQRKARAELTDRLAAYLGGRTQARIKALLS; from the coding sequence ATGGGGACCTACGAGCTGACGTTCGACGGATCGACGACGTTGTTGGCTGCTCTGCAGCCGCTGGCCGGTGCGTACGCGCTCAGCGTCGGTCCGCGCAGGACCGCCACGATCGCCTATCTCGACACCGCCGACCGCCGGCTGCGAAAACGCGGCCTGACGCTGTCGTACGAGCGCTCCGCTGGCACCGGTGCGTTGGTGCTGGTCGACGCCGACGGCGCGCGTACGGTCACGCCGTTGCGCCAGGCGCCGACGCTCCCGGCGCTGGTCGACGCGTTGCCGGCTGGCCAGGTCCGGGACCTGGTGGCCGACGCGATGTGGATCCGCGCGGTCGCGCCGGTCGCGCGGTCGAAGCGGTCGTCACGGCAGGTCGCGGTGCTCAACGCCGACCAAAAGACGGTCGTACGCCTCGAATGGGTTGAGTCGAGCGCGGTCGAGCCGGTGCAGGCGCCGATGCCGCCGCGCGTCGAGATCCGGCCGCTGCGCGGCTATGACCGAGACGGCGACGCGGCCTCGCGGCTGCTGTTGTCGGCCAACGGCGCCGGCGGCTTCCGGCCGGCCGAGTCGACCGCCTACGACGACCTGCTCCGCCTCGCGCCGGCCGCCGCCGCGCGGCCGTCGCTGGAGCCGGGGATGCCGGCTGACCTGGCCGTCGCGACCGCGCTCCTCGGCTTCCTCGACGACCTGGAGGCCAATGTCGAGGGCACGATCGACGACGTCGACACCGAGTTTCTGCACGATCTGCGCGTCGCCGTGCGGCGTACGCGGTCGCTGGTGAAGCTGGCCGGCGACGTGTTGCCGGCACGGTTGGTGGCCCGCTGCGGTCCGGGTTTCAAGTGGCTCGGCGATCTCACCACGCCGACCCGCGATCTGGACGTTTACCAGCTGGAGATGCCGAAACTGTCGGCCAGCCTGGCCGCCGGCGATCCGGCGGATCTGCGGCCGTTCGCGGCTTTCCTGCACCAGCAACGCACGTTCGAGTGGCGGAAACTGGTGCGCGGCTTGAAAACGCAGCGCTTCGCGACGTTGTGCGCCAGCTGGCGGTCGGGCCTGGCAGCGATCGGTGGGGCTGGTCGTACGGTCGACGAGCTGGCCGTCGAGCGAGTCGGCCAGACTTTCAAGCGTGTGCTGAGAAAGGCGCGTGCGATTACGCCTGACTCGCCATCGGAGGACGTGCACGCGTTGCGCAAGCGCGGCAAGGAATTGCGTTACGCGCTTGAGGTTTTCGGTCCGTTGCGGGGCGCCGACGCGACCAAGGAGGTCATCAAGGACCTGAAGCTGGTCCAGGACACGCTCGGCGAGTTCCAGGACGGCGAGGTGCAGGCCGCCGCGTTACGCGATTTCGCCGGCAGGATGCCGAACCCGCCGGCCGTCACGCTGCTCGCGATGGGTGAGCTCGCCGCCGGTTTCGCGGCTCAGCAACGAAAAGCGCGCGCGGAGCTGACCGACCGGCTGGCGGCGTATCTCGGCGGTCGTACGCAGGCGCGCATCAAGGCGCTGCTGTCGTGA
- the mdh gene encoding malate dehydrogenase, protein MGKKVTVVGAGYYGATTAQRLAEYDIFDTVVLTDILEGRPEGLALDLNQSRPIEGFETKVVGVGGGSYDGTEGSDIVIVTAGLPRKPGMSRMDLLGTNAKIVREVSGKIAEKSPDAVVIVVSNPLDEMTTLAAEATGFPRERVFGQAGILDTARFTHFVAEELGVKIASVKTLTLGSHGDTMVPVPSQCTVDGKPLADVLPQEKIDELVTRTRNGGAEVNNLLKTGSAFYAPSAAAARMAKAVAEDSGAVFPVCAWLTGQYGISDVYLGVEAELGAGGVRKVVETKLTDDELAGLQAAADAVKSKAASLNEL, encoded by the coding sequence GTGGGTAAGAAGGTCACCGTCGTCGGTGCCGGGTATTATGGCGCGACCACCGCGCAGCGCCTCGCCGAGTACGACATCTTCGACACCGTCGTGCTGACCGACATCCTGGAGGGCCGGCCGGAGGGCCTCGCGCTCGACCTCAACCAGTCGCGGCCGATCGAGGGCTTCGAGACCAAGGTCGTCGGTGTCGGTGGCGGGTCGTACGACGGCACCGAAGGCTCCGACATCGTGATCGTCACCGCCGGCCTGCCGCGCAAGCCGGGGATGAGCCGGATGGACCTGCTCGGCACCAACGCCAAGATCGTCCGCGAGGTGTCCGGCAAGATCGCCGAGAAGAGCCCCGACGCGGTCGTCATCGTCGTCTCCAACCCGCTCGACGAGATGACCACGCTGGCCGCCGAGGCCACCGGCTTCCCGCGCGAGCGCGTGTTCGGCCAGGCCGGCATCCTGGACACCGCGCGGTTCACGCACTTCGTCGCCGAGGAGCTCGGCGTCAAGATCGCCAGCGTGAAGACCCTCACGCTCGGCTCGCACGGCGACACGATGGTGCCGGTGCCGTCCCAGTGCACGGTCGACGGCAAGCCGCTGGCCGACGTGCTGCCGCAGGAGAAGATCGACGAGCTCGTCACGCGTACCCGCAACGGCGGCGCCGAGGTCAACAACCTGCTCAAGACCGGCTCGGCGTTCTATGCCCCATCGGCCGCCGCGGCGCGGATGGCCAAGGCCGTCGCCGAGGACTCCGGCGCGGTCTTCCCGGTGTGCGCGTGGCTGACCGGCCAGTACGGCATCTCCGACGTCTACCTCGGCGTCGAGGCCGAGCTCGGCGCCGGCGGCGTCAGGAAGGTCGTCGAGACCAAGCTGACCGACGACGAGCTGGCCGGCCTGCAGGCCGCCGCGGACGCGGTCAAGTCCAAGGCCGCCAGCCTCAACGAGCTCTAG
- a CDS encoding isocitrate lyase/PEP mutase family protein, which translates to MPDDLAARADRLRELHSGEMLVLANVWDATSAKIVADAGFPAVATASAAVSAMLGYPDGEQAPWQEMFAAASRIARAVPVPVTVDAEGGYGMRPRELVDRLLDTGAVGCNLEDTDHLAGGLRDAEKQAEWLAGVRSASRDAGVPIVVNARVDTFLPSGGISEEKRIEETVRRGRLYRDAGADCVYPIGVRDKHTIATLVTELSCPVNGNTSDDLDLATLRELGVARVSYGPRFYRAAMAGFTKAVQSLAEESGRSNP; encoded by the coding sequence ATGCCTGACGACCTCGCGGCACGCGCGGACCGGCTTCGCGAACTGCACAGCGGCGAAATGCTCGTGCTGGCCAACGTGTGGGACGCGACCAGCGCGAAGATCGTGGCCGACGCCGGCTTTCCGGCGGTGGCGACCGCCAGCGCCGCCGTGTCGGCGATGCTCGGCTATCCCGACGGCGAGCAGGCTCCGTGGCAGGAGATGTTCGCCGCGGCGAGCCGGATCGCGCGAGCCGTGCCGGTGCCGGTCACGGTCGACGCCGAGGGCGGCTATGGCATGCGGCCGCGCGAGCTGGTCGACCGGCTGCTCGACACCGGTGCGGTCGGCTGCAACCTGGAGGACACCGACCACCTGGCAGGTGGCCTGCGCGACGCGGAAAAGCAGGCCGAGTGGCTGGCCGGCGTACGCTCGGCCTCGCGCGACGCCGGCGTCCCGATCGTGGTGAACGCGCGCGTCGACACATTCCTTCCGAGCGGCGGCATCTCCGAAGAGAAGCGGATCGAGGAAACGGTACGACGCGGACGGCTCTATCGGGACGCCGGAGCGGACTGCGTCTATCCGATCGGCGTACGCGACAAGCACACCATCGCCACCCTGGTCACCGAGTTGTCCTGTCCCGTCAACGGAAACACCAGCGACGACCTCGACCTGGCCACATTGCGGGAGCTGGGGGTGGCGAGGGTGTCCTACGGACCGCGTTTCTATCGCGCGGCGATGGCCGGCTTCACGAAGGCCGTCCAGTCACTTGCCGAGGAAAGTGGCCGAAGCAATCCTTAG
- a CDS encoding phosphate/phosphite/phosphonate ABC transporter substrate-binding protein yields the protein MTLLMGAVAYDPKVVTIWSGFRAWLRSRGLPFDFVLYSHYERQAEDLVTGRIHAAWNSPLAWLRSDRLAKAAGREVRPLVMRDTDRDLTSVVLVRNDSSYQAASELAGRVVGLGAVDSPQATLIPRSHLRQAVGDQLKVRRFDVGVGLHGDHIGGERDAVRALLAGEVEAAAVIDGNHLLFGREGTIPAGSTRVIAQTGSYDHCNLTVIDTAPAELVTTFGDLLLSMSYADPEVRPLLDLEGLTAWRDGRRSGYGLLDAAVDEEGFYDKDGKVTAVEYAP from the coding sequence ATGACGCTGCTGATGGGTGCGGTCGCGTACGACCCGAAGGTGGTGACGATCTGGAGCGGCTTCCGCGCCTGGCTGCGCAGCCGCGGCCTGCCGTTTGACTTCGTCCTCTACTCGCATTACGAGCGGCAGGCCGAGGATCTGGTCACCGGCCGCATCCACGCGGCCTGGAACTCGCCGCTGGCCTGGCTGCGGTCCGACCGGCTGGCAAAGGCCGCCGGCCGCGAGGTGCGGCCGCTGGTGATGCGCGACACCGACCGCGACCTGACCTCGGTTGTGTTGGTACGCAACGATTCCAGCTATCAGGCGGCGTCCGAGCTGGCCGGTCGGGTGGTGGGCCTCGGCGCGGTCGACTCGCCGCAGGCCACCCTGATCCCCCGCTCGCACCTGCGCCAGGCGGTTGGCGACCAACTGAAAGTCCGGCGGTTCGACGTCGGTGTCGGCCTGCACGGCGACCACATCGGTGGCGAGCGCGATGCCGTGCGTGCGTTGCTGGCCGGCGAGGTCGAGGCGGCCGCCGTGATCGACGGCAACCACCTGCTGTTTGGCCGCGAAGGCACCATTCCGGCCGGCAGCACGCGGGTGATCGCACAGACCGGCTCGTACGACCACTGCAACCTGACGGTGATCGACACGGCTCCGGCCGAGCTGGTGACGACCTTCGGCGACCTGCTGCTTTCCATGTCGTACGCGGATCCCGAGGTCCGTCCGCTGCTCGACCTGGAAGGCCTGACCGCCTGGCGGGACGGGCGAAGGAGCGGCTACGGGCTCCTGGATGCCGCGGTCGACGAAGAAGGCTTCTACGACAAGGACGGAAAGGTGACGGCGGTGGAATACGCACCGTGA